In Deinococcus psychrotolerans, the genomic window CGGCGCTGGGCACATCGTTGAGTTCGGCTTGCTGAGCGGTGTTTCCGCAGGCCACCAGTAAACTAAGGGTCAATCCTAATCCGAGATACTTTTTCATAACTTTCCCCCACACGCCCGCTTAGGCCTCCGCATAAAGCGTGCCCTCACGTTTGCCATGAACTCGTCAGAACTTTATCAGATGACGGCCAAGCAGTAGGTGAGGAAATGCATCGAGGGGTACGGACTGAGCGCACCTCTCCACATTTGTCCTAGCGAGCGTTTTAGGGAGTTGCGACTTCATCCACCAGCAGTCCCGCGTAGTAAATCCCCAGCGCTTCCAAAAACCGCATTTCCTCGCGGGTGGTCAGGGCCGACAGACTCGACTCGATGCTCAGAAGCACCGCGCCGTAAGCTAAAGCCGCTGCGCCCGCGACAGCCAGCAGCACCGGCCCCAGCGCTGACACCTGGCTCAGCAGTTCTTGCCCGAGCAGCCCCGACGCGCCGATCCAGATGCTGGCCATCACCAGAAGCGAAACGGCCAAATATAAACTCCGCATGGCCCGCTGCAAGAATCGGGTGCGGCGGCTCAGGCGCGGGAGTTGCCCCAAGATCATCCGTTTTTCGTCTTTGGCCAGCGGTTCTTGCTGCCCTTCGGGCGTCACCAGCACCTTAAAGCGGGCCGTCAGCGCCCGCACCCGGTCGGTGGCGCGGCCCAGCCGGGAACTGGTGCTCATCAGCAGCGTGCCCGCGCCGGAGATCAGCACGGCGGGCGTAATCATGGCGCTCAAAACAGTGGTGGCGGCGTCCATGCTGGGCAGTCTAGCGGCCCCCGCCTCCTATTTCTCGCGCAGCAAATCCCCCGCGATAATCAGTTTCTGAATCTCGGAAGTGCCCTCGTAAATTCTGAGCAATCTCTGATCGCGGTAAAAGCGCTCGAAGGGGGCGTCTTTCATGTAGCCGACGCCGCCCGCGACCTGCACGGCTTTGTCGGCCACCCGCGAGAGCGCTTCGGTGGCGTGGTACTTGGCCACACTCGCCATCCGGCGCACGTCTTGGCCCGCGTCCACCATCCAGGCGACTTTTTGCCACAGCAGGCGCGAGGTCTGAATGTCCACTTCCATCTCTGCCAGCATGAACTGCACCGCCTGAAAGCTGCTGATCGGTGCGCCGAACTGCTCGCGGCCCTTGGCGTGGGCAATACTCAAATCCAGCAGGCGCTGCATGGCTCCGGTGCTGCGGGCGGCGATTCCGACGCGACCATTGGTCAAAATCCCCAGCGCTTCGCGGTAGCCCAAATCCAGCGGCCCCAGCAGGTTCTCCGCCGGAATCTCGGCGTTGTCGAACACCACTTCCGCCGACAGCGCTCCTTTCTGGCCCATCTTCTCGTCAATTTTGCCGACGCTGACGCCCGGCATACTCGGCTCCACCAAAAAAGCGCTCATGCCCTTGCTACCCTTGGCGGGGTCAGTAATGGCAATGACCGTCAGAATCCCGGCAATCGGCGCGTTGGAGATGTAGTGCTTGGTGCCGTTGAGAATATAGGTGTCGGCCTTTTTCTCGGCTCGGGTGCGGATGTTGGCCGCGTCGGAACCGCTGCTCGGTTCGGTGATGGCAAAGCCTGCAATGCACTCGCCCGCCGCCATGCGCGGCAAATATTTGGCTTTTTGCTCGGGCGTGCCCAGCTTGACCAGCCCCGAAGTGCCGATGCTGGCGTGGGCCGAAACCATCCCGCCAAAGCCCATGTGGCCTTGCCCCAGCGCTTCGTAGACGGCGCAGCGGCCCAGCATCCCCAGCCCGACGCCGCCATATTCTTCGGGGATAGACAGCCCGAACAACCCCAGCTCGGCGGCCTGCCGGATGAGTTCGGGCGGCACCTGATTGGTGGTTTCGATTTCGTGGGCGCGGGCTTCGACGTCGTTGAGGGCAAAAGCGCGAATGTGCGTCTGCATTTCTCGCAAATCGGCGGGCAGGGTGAAATCCATGGGTAAACCTCCGGGGAGTTTGTTTTGACAAAGTTGGTTTGACTTGGAACGGGGCGTGAACTGCGTTGTATCACTTCCGCGCCCTTCCCTTAGTGAATTGCACAATAAGCTCCCATTTGTGCCGGTCTCGGCTTTGCAGCACGGCTTTGAGCGCTCACAGTTTGACCTTGGGGAGCGCGGCGATTAGACTCAGTTCAAATCCACTTTTACCGCTCCTGGCCTGCCTCTCACTCTCACGCTCTGCTGATAAGGAGTTGTCTCCTGCCCATTTCGTTTTCTGACACCGCTCCACCTGTTGTGCATCATCCGGCGCTTATCCCGGCGGTGCTCCGCCGTCCACAAGCTGCGCCGGAGCAGTTCGAGGCGCTGACCGGTCTCACGCCAGCTGCGTTTGAAGCGCTGGTGCGAAAGGCCGCGCCGCTCTACCGCCAGAGCGAGGCGCTGCGGCTGGGCGGGCGGCTGCGGCAGCGCTCGCTGGGCGCGGGGCGCAAGTTCGAGCATCCCCTCGCCGAGCGCCTGGCGGTGCAGCTCGTCTTGCGGCATGCCCGCCCCACCCAAAAACTGCTCTCGCGCATCACCGGCTTTACCGAAAGCACCCTCAGCCGTGACGCTCGGCGCTTGGCCGCCGTTTTACCGCCCGTGTCGCCGCCCACCCAGCTACAGTCCACCCAGTCACCGTCTACCCAGCCGTCTGCGCTCAGTGTGCCCGCTTGCCCAGCTCCTTTGCGGCGCTCGGCCCGCGAACTGCTGAGCTTGCTGAGCCGCCCCACCCCTCCGGAGGTTGTATGACCCACTACTGGCCCGCCCACATGACCAAGCGTCTTCACGTACCGCGCACCTCGCTCGCTCAGAATTTGCAGTTCAGCGCCCTGAAATACCCTGATAAACCCGCGCTGTATTTTTACGGCCAGACCACCAGCTACGCCCAGCTTTTTGAGCGCTCGCGCCGCCTCGCGTCGCATCTCAAAGCTCAGGGCATTCAAAAAGGCGACCGGGTGCTGATCTGGATGCAGAACTCGCCGCAGTGGGCGGTGGCCGCGCACGCCGTCTGGGTGCTGGGCGGCGTGGTGGTGCCGCTCTCGCCGATGCTGCAAGCCCGCGAGTTGGCGTTCTTTTTACAAGACGCCGGCATCAAAGTCGGCGTGCTGGGCGCGGAGCTGTACGCCAAGGCGCAGGAAGCGGGCCTGAGCCACGCCGTCGTCGCCAATTTGGGCAGCGGGATGGAAGGCAGCGCGGTGCCTCTGCCCGCCGGACTCGACGTTGCGGTGACGCTGCGGGCAGGCGACGTGCTCTACGAAGACGCCCTGAAGGCCGAACTGGCCGACCTGACCCCGCTCGATGCCGACGACCTGTGCGTGATGCCCTACACCAGCGGCACCACCGGCCTGCCCAAAGGCTGTATGCACACCCATTCCACCGTGCAGGCCAACGTGGTCGGCTCGGTGGTGTGGGCCAGCACCAACGTAGAAGACGTGGTGCTGGCAGCCCTGCCTTTTTTCCACGTCACCGGCTTTATCAACAGCCTCCTCTCGGTGTTGTCGGGCGGCGGTAAAGTGGCGATCATGGCCCGCTGGGATCGCCAACTGGCTCAGGAACTGATTCGCGATCAGGGCGTCACCGTTTGGACGAACACCGCCACCATGGTCATCGATTTGATGGCCAATCCGGCGTTTGATCCGGCCAACCTGAGGACCATCCGTACCATGACCGGCGGCGGGGCGTCGCTGCCCGCAGCGGTGGGTCAGCGCCTGCTCGACCAGACCGGCATCACCTTCACCGAAGGCTACGGCCTGACCGAAACGATGGCCCAGAGCCACTCCAACCCGGTCAGCCGCCCCAAATTCCAGTGTCTCGGCATTCCGCTTTTCAATGTGGACGCCCGCATCGTGGACTTGGACAGCGGCGAACTGATGAACACCGGCGAAATCGGTGAAATCGTCATCAGCGGGCCGCAGGTGATGCAGGGGTACTGGAACCGCCCCGACGAAAATGCCAAAGCGTTTAGCGAGATTGATGGCGTGCGCTTTTTTCACAGTGGCGACTTGGGCTATAGGGACGAAGAGGGCTACTTTTTCTTCACCGACCGGCTCAAGCGCATGGTCAATGTCTCGGGCATGAAAGTCTGGCCCGCCGAGGTGGAAAACGTACTGCACGGCCACCCCGCCATCCAGGAAGCCTGCGTGATTGCCTTGCCCGATGAGCGCAGCGGCGAACGCGCCCGCGCTCTGGTGGTCTTGCGGGCTGGGCAAATGGCCGATCCCAAAGATATCGAGAGCTGGGCCAGAACGCAGATGGCCGCTTACAAAGTGCCGCACGACTACCAATTCGTAGAAGCGCTGCCGCGTGGCCCCACTGGAAAAGTCGCTTGGCGGCCCCTTCAGGAAGCGGCGCGGGCCGAGCTGGCCGCAGCGACGGGGAAGTAGAGCAGCAGGGGAGAGCCGCTGAGCGCCCGCCGCCGTTCTGGTCAGCGGGCGTCAGCCACCGTTCAGGCCGCTATGCTCTAAGCCATGCTGACTGCCCTGCTCACCGTGGTGTTGCCGGTGCTGCTGATTTTGGGCTTCGGCGCTTTGGTCGGCAACCGGCTGGCGCTCGACAACCTCACCATCAACCGCCTCAATTTGTACTTGCTGACGCCCGCGCTGGCGCTCAACTCGCTGCTGCACCTCGAAGTCAAGGCGGGCAGCCTGACGCTGCTGGTGCTGGCCTATTTTGTGCTGTCGGCGGTGGGGGTGCTGCTGGGGTATCTGGCCGCCTTCCGGCAACCCAGCACCACCCGGCGGGCGGTGATGGCCAGCGTGGCAATTGGCAACAACGGCAATTACGGTTTGCCGGTGGCCCTTTTCGCGCTGGGGCAAGCCGGATTTGATCAGGCCCTTGTCATCTACCTTTCCAGCGTGCTGCTGACCTTTACGGCGGGGCCGCTGATTTTCGGCGGGGGCGGCGGCATCGGGCCGACCTTGCGGGGCGTCTTCAAATTGCCGGTGGTGTGGTGCATCGCGCTGGCACTGACCATGCGCGGCCTGCACCTTCAGTTGCCCACCGGCCTAGACAGGGGGCTGGGCCTGCTTTCCGGCGCGACCTTGCCGATGGTGCTGCTGTCGTTGGGGGTGCAGCTCGGCACCGGGGGCCGCCCCAAACTGAGCTTTCCAGTCTGGCTGGCCAGCGGGCTGCGGGTGCTGGTGATGCCGGTCTTGGGACTGCTGATCGGCTACTTCATCGGCCTGCGCGGGCTGCACCTTCAGGGCTTGGTGCTGTCTTCGGCCATGCCGACTGCCGTCAACGCTTTCGTGCTGTCCAAGGAATACCGCGCTGATAGCGGCACGGTGGCCTCGGTGGTGGTGGTCACCACGGTGCTGAGCATCCTCGGTGTGGCGCTGGTGGTGCCGCTGCTGGGACGGCTGCCTTGAGGCGCGGCTCCTGCGCTTCTCAGTAGCTCAGTGCAGCCGAGCGAGGCGGTGACGGCGGTGGCAGGTGCATAATCTAAAGTGTGTCTGAGCCGACTGTCTCCAGTTTGCCCAAAACTGACTTGCCCGAAATAGACCCAGCAGAAGCCCAAAATTACCGCTGGGGCATCGTCAACGGCTTTTTGGCTTCCACTGGCGACGGCTTTTTTAATGCCTCGGTGGTGCTGGCGGGCTTCGCTGCGCGGCTGGGAGCGTCCAATGCCGTGATTGGCCTCCTGCCCGCCATCGCGCAGGGCGGCTGGATGCTGCCGCAGATTTTGGTGGCGGCCAAGGTGCGGGCGCTGCCTTACAAGCTGCCGGTCTACCGCTCCTCGGCCAGTGTCCGCATCGGCTCTTACCTGGCGATGGTGCTCATCACGGCTTTTTTGTGGGAGTCTCCGGCGCTGTGCCTGAGCCTTTTTATTGCCGCCATGAGCGTCAATGCGCTGGCGTCGGGCGTGTCGGGTTTGCCGTTTTTGGAAGTGGTCAGCAAAACCGTACCGCCGCAGCGCCGGGCGGCTTACTTTGGCCTGCGCAACTTGGGAGGCGGGCTGCTGGCCTTCGCGGCGGGCCTGATCGTGCGCTGGATTTTGGGGTCGGGGCTGGCCTTCCCCTACACCTATGTGCTGATTTTTTCGCTGGCCACCGTGGCCTACACCATCGCTTACACCGCCTTTGGCAAAGTGCAGGAGCCGCCTGACGAAGTGCAGCCCGTCTCCGACATTCGCCAAGAACTCCGCGCCATTCCGCAACTTCTGCGCCTCGACGCTCACTTCCGGGCTTTTCTGAGCGTCCGGCTGATTTTGGCATTTGCCAGCATGGCCGACCCGTTTTACACCGTGTATGCCCTGCGTGAATTGCGGGTGCCCAGCAGTATGCTCGGCGTGTTTTTGATGACCATCACGGGCGTCGCGCCGCTGTCGAACTTGCTGTGGCGTTCCGTGGCCGAGCGCAAAGGCTCACGCCGGATCATCCGGTATTCGGCGGCGGCGGCGTTTCTGGCTCCGCTGATCGCTTTGGGGCTGGGCTGGTGGTTTGGGCCATCGCACGCGGGCAGCGAAGTCAGCAGCGCGGCGCGGCAGAGTCAAGTCGGCTGGCTGTATCTGGCGGTGTTCGTGATGTCCAGTGTGGCGGCTCAGGGTTTTAATTTGGGCCACACCAATCACCTGCTCAACATTTCGCCGCCTCACAGCCGCAGCCGCTACATCGGCACGCTCAATACCTTGGTGGGGTTGGCGCTGTTCGCTCCGGTGTTGGGGGGCGTGATTGCGGATCAGACGAGCTACTCCGTGGTGTTTTGGTTGTCGGCAGCCTTGTTTGCGGCGGCTTGGTGGCAGTGCGGGAAGTTGCGGCGGGACGCTTAGGTTGAGTGGAAGGTGGAGCTAGGCTTGGGCTTGTTGCCTGCGCGTCGGCTCCCCCTCCCCGGTGGGGAGAGAAGTTTGTCGCTGCGCTCGGCACTGTGTCTTCGTGACTTTGCTCGTGGCTGCTTTTTCCAGCGTTCTCCACGGCTGGGCCTTCGGTAGCGTTCTGGCCGCTGCGTTTAAGACTGGGTCAGCTTGTGACGAGGGAAGACGAAGGTCGACACACAGTTTTTGTTTTTAAACCTTCCCCTCACCAATGCCTGACCGCTCGTTCGGGGTTCATTGTCCTGAGCGCGGAGCCTAGACTGCCCACATGGAATACCGCAACATACACGGCACAGATCTCAACGTCAGCGCCCTCGGCTTCGGCGTTTGGACAGTCGGCACGACTTGGTGGGGCGTCAAAGACGAGCAGATGGGCGAGCAGCTCCTGCGCCGCGCTTACGATCTGGGCGTTACCTTTTTTGACAACGGCGATACCTATGCTTCCGGCAAGGCCGAGGAACTCCAGCGCCGAGCGCTGGGCGACGTGCGCGAGAACATCGTGATCGCCAGCAAATTCGGCTACGACATCTACTCCAACCCCGAACGCCCCGGCCAGCAGGAGCGCCCCCACGACTGGACGCCCGTGTACCTCCGCAAGGCGCTGGAAGGCAGCCTCAAGCGCCTCGGCACCGATTACTTGGATTATTACCAGCTCCACAACCCGCGCATGAACGCTATCGAGCAGGGCTCGGCGCTGGCCGACGATTTGTGGGCCGAACTGGCCAAGCTCAAGGATGAAGGGCTGATTCGCGCTTACGGCACCGCGCTGGGGCCAGCCCTCAACGAGCGGCAAATTGAAGAGAGCATTGCCACCATCGAGCAGCGGCGTGCTCCCACCCAAATTATCTACAACTTGCTGGAGCAGGTCATCGGTGAGCCGCTGCTGAAGGTGGCCGAAGCCGAGCAAGTCAGCGTGATTGCCCGCGTGCCGCATGCTTCGGGCCTGTTGGAAGGCTACATGACGCTGGAAACCGAATTCGAGCCGGGCGATCACCGCAACTGGCGCATGACCACCAATGCAAAGAAAAAAGCCTGGATGGAAGACGGCCTTCAGAAAGCCGAGCAGATCGACGCGCAGTTTGTGGCGGGCAAGGGCCGCACCATCGGTCAACTCGCCCTGCAATTCGCGCTGCACTCGCCCATGATGGCCAGCGTTTTGCCCAATATCTACAACCAGAAGGGGCTGGACGAGTACGTGGCCGCCTTTGACGCTGTTCCGCTGACCGCCAGCGAGTACGGCGGTATTCAGGCCCTCTACGCCGACAATTTCGGCCTTCAGACCAACCTGATCGGCGAGGTCGTGAAATGAGCGAGGAACGTCCCAACCAGGCTCCCGAAACGCCGCCCGCCGCGCCCAGTCAATCAGGCGGCAAGCCAGCAGGCCGCCCCAAAATGATGGTCGACCTCGATCCCAGCGGCCAAGTCACCCAGCGCGAACCTGACCGAGCCAACCGCCAGTTTCTCAATTACGCTTTCTACAAACTCGATCCGGCCTTTCGCCGATTGCCCCGTGACGAGCAAGCCGAAATCAAGGCAGAGTTTCTGGCGGCGGCTGCGGGCTGGGTCACGGACGCACCCCAGGAGAAGGGCATCATTCAGCGCACCTACTCGCTGATGGGCGTGCGGGCCGACGTGGACTTCATGCTGTGGCGCATTGCCTTCGATGTGCGCGAGTTTGCGGACGCCCAGGCCCGCCTTAACCGCACCCGCCTGATGGGCTACCTGACGCAGCCTTACAACTATGTTTCGATGCAAAAGCGCAGCCAGTACGTCAACCGCGTGGAGGGCAGCGGGCACGGCCTGGAAGTGCTGCCGGGGCAGGGGCAGTTTCTGTTCATCTACCCGTTCATCAAGACCCGGCCCTGGTACAAGCTCACGCCGCATTCCCGCCAGGGCATGATGGATGAGCACATCTACGCCTCCGCGCCGTTCAAGGGCGTGCGGATCAACACCAGTTACTCCTACGGCATCGACGATCAGGAATTCGTGGTCAGCTTCGATTCCGACACCCCGCAGGAATTTGTGGATCTCGTTCACCGCCTGCGCTACACCGAGGCCAGCAGCTACACCCTGCGCGACGTGCCCATGTTTACCTGCATCAAGAAAGAGTTGGGCGAGATTCTGGGGGAGTTGAGCTAGCTCTCACCCCCGTATCTCCCGCAGCCGCACCCCCAGGTTCGGCAAATCCACTTCCGCCATCTGCACTCTCAGCATGGCCCCGGTGGGCGCTGCCGTACTCATGAGGGTGTCGAGCGCCAGCTCAGGAATCAGCACGGTGGCCTGCGGGCCTCTCCTTTCCACCACTTGCGCGTCCCAGATGCGCTCGGGCTGGCGGGTTAGCATCGCCAGGGTGTAGTGGCGGCGGGTCAGTCGCTCGGCGGTGCGGGTGCCTCCGGCGTTCATCTCAGCCTGGGCGACCCGTCCGGCAATTTCGCCGCCGGTCAGTCCGGGTTGCTCCTTGAGGGCGGCCCTGAGCTGCTGATGCACCACCAGATCGAGGTAGCGCCGCATCGGAGAGGTGGCCTGCGCGTAGGCGTCCAGGCCCATGCCGTGATGCGGCCCCGGTGAAGGCCGGAAGCGGGTGCGGGCCAGCGTCTTTCGGCGTGCCCAGTGCGCGGGCAAATCGTCGCCACGCACCTCGCGGGTAGGGGCGTCCTGGGTGGCGTAGGGCAGGGCAATTTCCAGATCATCGGCGTAAATGGCGGCGGCCCAGCCTCCCAGCGTCATGCACTCCTGCACGATCAAGCGAGTTTCGGGGCGCGCCAGAGACTTGATCTCGATCTCGTCACCGTGCAACTTGACCCGCACTTCCGGCAAATCGATGGTGAGTGCTCCCTCGGCCTCGCGCTGCTTTTTGCTGGCGAAATAGAGCTTTTGAAGCGTCACGAACGGTTCATTGCCCGCGTCCAGCCGCTCCTGCGCGGCGCTGTAACTCAGCCGCTCAGCTTTGATGGTGGTCAGTTGCACGTCCACCGTGTCGGCGTTCCACTCGGCGTCAAAGTCGATGCTGATGCTCAGCGCGGGCGAGGTGGGGTGCAGGCCGAGGCCGAGCAGTTCGACCACAGCGTTGGGCACCATGCTGTAAATGCGGTCGGGCAAATACAGCGTCGCGCCGCGTGCGCGGGCGGCCATGTCCAGCGGGCTGTTCGGCTCGATCAGTGCGGCCACGTCTGCCACATGCACCCACAGCCGCCAGCCACCTTCGATCTTCTCCAAGCTGATGGCGTCGTCGGGGTCTTGGCTGCCTTCATCGTCGATGGCGTATGCGCTCAGGTGCGTCAAATCCAGCCGTTTTTCATCGGGGAGTTCGGGAATCGGCAGATCGAGGTCGGTCAAATCTATATCTGCCCGCTCGGCATACGGCACCCGCAGCATGTCCCAAATGCCGCGCCGCAGCAAAAACTCGTGGGCCACTTCGGGCGTCTCATTGAGCTTGGCTTCGCGGATCACTTTGGAGCGCTCAGCTTTGCCGCGTGCCAGCAGTTCCACTTCGGTGCGTTGGGCGGCGGTGAGTTCAGCGGGGTTTTGTGGAGCGGTCATCCGCTTAGCATAGCGGGAGCAAAGCCGACCAGGCGGGATTCCTGTATTTGTAAATCTAGGTTTGACAATCGCTTGGTCAAGCCACTCTTGCCTCTCCATATCTGGGCACTTCACACGCTAAATAGAAAATGAAACTTGACATTCTGCTAGGTATGGGTTTATAAAGAGTCCAGATGAAGAACCGCTGGGTTCGTCCCATAGGTCAAAGGAGCGTATATGAACGACCAGAATCAAGGAGGGCAGAATGCGGCGAGCGCGGGCAACTCAGACGCCTTTAAGCTGCAAGTGCAGGCGCTGGTGGTGCAAGGCAAACTCACCCCCGAAGAAGCGGCCGATTTGCTGGGTGAAGGGGTAGAGACTTTTCTCAGCACCCCGCAGCCGGAAGCGCCGACCACTGTGGAGCTGAACAAGCCCGCTGCCGAGGCACAACCGGCCAGCGAATCAGCACCGGCCACCGAACCAACACAGAGGAGCGGCTTTGGCGGCAGCATTCCCAACATTCCGGGCCTGTCCGCCGCTGCGCCGATGATCGGCAAATTGGTGAGCAAGCTGGTCAAGGAAGTCGCGCCGCACGCCGAGGGCGACACGCCCGACGATTTGCGCTTAGAGATCGCCGGTTATTCGCTGATCGTGTCCCGAGACGAAACGCTGAGTGCTCCAACGCTCAGCGGCGATACCGACGGCCTGACGCTGAGCAGTTCGCATAAAGGCTGGAAACTCAATCAGCAACACGGCCTGCGTTTTGGGAACAGGCGCGTGACGCTGAGCGTGCCGTTTGCGCCGCGCCACGTGCGGGCCGAACTGGCAGGCGGGCAACTGGTGCTGCCGGACGTGCTGGGCGAACTTCAAGTCGAAGTCGCGGGCGGCAATGTGCGGGTCGGGAACGTGGGCCACCTCAAAGCCGAGGTCAACGGCGGCAACCTGACGGCGGGCGAAGTCGGCGGCAACTTGCACCTCGAGATCAACGGCGGCAACGGCAAAATCGGGCGCAGCCAGACCTTGATTGCCGAGGTCAACGGCGGCATGCTCAACTGGTCGGGCCTCCTCAAAGAGGGCCAGCACCGCTTAGAAGTCAACGGCGGCGGAGCCAACCTCAACTTGGAGGTGGGCAGCAGCGTGCAGCTCAGCGCCGAGGTGACGGTGGGGCAACTGGTGAGCAGCTTTTCTGATCAAGTCTTTCCCATCCAAAAGCGTGGCGGGATGCTGAACGCCACCTACACGGGCACGCTCGGCAGCGGCGCGGCGGGCCTGTCTTGCCAGGTTTCGGCAGGCCAAGTGCAACTGAACGTCCAAGAAATCGAAGGAGGTGTGACCCATGCGTGAGCAAATTCGCCGGATTCTGGGCCTCGTTCATGCGGGCCGCCTCAGCAGTGAGGACGCTGCGCCGCTTCTGGCAGCCCTCCACCCCAAGCTGAACCTCACTGAAGACGCCCTCGCGCCTCTGTTCGCGCTGCTGGTCGCAGACGGCTTCGGCCCCGATAAAGTCAGCGATATTTTGTACAACCGCACCGACCCGCCCAAAGCGCCCACCAGCGCTCCGCGCCCGCCTCAAGCGCCGCCCAGCGCCCCGCAAGCGCCCAAACCCAGTTGGCTCGGCGGATTTGACGGCCTGGCCGAGCGCATCACCGACACGGTGGAACGCGCTTTTGACGCCGCGCCGATGGTGGGTAAGCAGGCCGCGCCCAATGCGCCGCGCACCGGAACCATTCTGCGCATCGAAGTGGAAGACGAAAACGGTGGCACATACAGCGCCAACTTGCCGATGAGCCTCGCGCCGCACGTGGGCAAGCTG contains:
- a CDS encoding DUF2721 domain-containing protein produces the protein MDAATTVLSAMITPAVLISGAGTLLMSTSSRLGRATDRVRALTARFKVLVTPEGQQEPLAKDEKRMILGQLPRLSRRTRFLQRAMRSLYLAVSLLVMASIWIGASGLLGQELLSQVSALGPVLLAVAGAAALAYGAVLLSIESSLSALTTREEMRFLEALGIYYAGLLVDEVATP
- a CDS encoding acyl-CoA dehydrogenase family protein — its product is MDFTLPADLREMQTHIRAFALNDVEARAHEIETTNQVPPELIRQAAELGLFGLSIPEEYGGVGLGMLGRCAVYEALGQGHMGFGGMVSAHASIGTSGLVKLGTPEQKAKYLPRMAAGECIAGFAITEPSSGSDAANIRTRAEKKADTYILNGTKHYISNAPIAGILTVIAITDPAKGSKGMSAFLVEPSMPGVSVGKIDEKMGQKGALSAEVVFDNAEIPAENLLGPLDLGYREALGILTNGRVGIAARSTGAMQRLLDLSIAHAKGREQFGAPISSFQAVQFMLAEMEVDIQTSRLLWQKVAWMVDAGQDVRRMASVAKYHATEALSRVADKAVQVAGGVGYMKDAPFERFYRDQRLLRIYEGTSEIQKLIIAGDLLREK
- a CDS encoding long-chain-fatty-acid--CoA ligase; this encodes MTHYWPAHMTKRLHVPRTSLAQNLQFSALKYPDKPALYFYGQTTSYAQLFERSRRLASHLKAQGIQKGDRVLIWMQNSPQWAVAAHAVWVLGGVVVPLSPMLQARELAFFLQDAGIKVGVLGAELYAKAQEAGLSHAVVANLGSGMEGSAVPLPAGLDVAVTLRAGDVLYEDALKAELADLTPLDADDLCVMPYTSGTTGLPKGCMHTHSTVQANVVGSVVWASTNVEDVVLAALPFFHVTGFINSLLSVLSGGGKVAIMARWDRQLAQELIRDQGVTVWTNTATMVIDLMANPAFDPANLRTIRTMTGGGASLPAAVGQRLLDQTGITFTEGYGLTETMAQSHSNPVSRPKFQCLGIPLFNVDARIVDLDSGELMNTGEIGEIVISGPQVMQGYWNRPDENAKAFSEIDGVRFFHSGDLGYRDEEGYFFFTDRLKRMVNVSGMKVWPAEVENVLHGHPAIQEACVIALPDERSGERARALVVLRAGQMADPKDIESWARTQMAAYKVPHDYQFVEALPRGPTGKVAWRPLQEAARAELAAATGK
- a CDS encoding AEC family transporter, which encodes MLTALLTVVLPVLLILGFGALVGNRLALDNLTINRLNLYLLTPALALNSLLHLEVKAGSLTLLVLAYFVLSAVGVLLGYLAAFRQPSTTRRAVMASVAIGNNGNYGLPVALFALGQAGFDQALVIYLSSVLLTFTAGPLIFGGGGGIGPTLRGVFKLPVVWCIALALTMRGLHLQLPTGLDRGLGLLSGATLPMVLLSLGVQLGTGGRPKLSFPVWLASGLRVLVMPVLGLLIGYFIGLRGLHLQGLVLSSAMPTAVNAFVLSKEYRADSGTVASVVVVTTVLSILGVALVVPLLGRLP
- a CDS encoding MFS transporter — translated: MPEIDPAEAQNYRWGIVNGFLASTGDGFFNASVVLAGFAARLGASNAVIGLLPAIAQGGWMLPQILVAAKVRALPYKLPVYRSSASVRIGSYLAMVLITAFLWESPALCLSLFIAAMSVNALASGVSGLPFLEVVSKTVPPQRRAAYFGLRNLGGGLLAFAAGLIVRWILGSGLAFPYTYVLIFSLATVAYTIAYTAFGKVQEPPDEVQPVSDIRQELRAIPQLLRLDAHFRAFLSVRLILAFASMADPFYTVYALRELRVPSSMLGVFLMTITGVAPLSNLLWRSVAERKGSRRIIRYSAAAAFLAPLIALGLGWWFGPSHAGSEVSSAARQSQVGWLYLAVFVMSSVAAQGFNLGHTNHLLNISPPHSRSRYIGTLNTLVGLALFAPVLGGVIADQTSYSVVFWLSAALFAAAWWQCGKLRRDA
- a CDS encoding aldo/keto reductase; amino-acid sequence: MEYRNIHGTDLNVSALGFGVWTVGTTWWGVKDEQMGEQLLRRAYDLGVTFFDNGDTYASGKAEELQRRALGDVRENIVIASKFGYDIYSNPERPGQQERPHDWTPVYLRKALEGSLKRLGTDYLDYYQLHNPRMNAIEQGSALADDLWAELAKLKDEGLIRAYGTALGPALNERQIEESIATIEQRRAPTQIIYNLLEQVIGEPLLKVAEAEQVSVIARVPHASGLLEGYMTLETEFEPGDHRNWRMTTNAKKKAWMEDGLQKAEQIDAQFVAGKGRTIGQLALQFALHSPMMASVLPNIYNQKGLDEYVAAFDAVPLTASEYGGIQALYADNFGLQTNLIGEVVK
- a CDS encoding chlorite dismutase family protein; this encodes MMVDLDPSGQVTQREPDRANRQFLNYAFYKLDPAFRRLPRDEQAEIKAEFLAAAAGWVTDAPQEKGIIQRTYSLMGVRADVDFMLWRIAFDVREFADAQARLNRTRLMGYLTQPYNYVSMQKRSQYVNRVEGSGHGLEVLPGQGQFLFIYPFIKTRPWYKLTPHSRQGMMDEHIYASAPFKGVRINTSYSYGIDDQEFVVSFDSDTPQEFVDLVHRLRYTEASSYTLRDVPMFTCIKKELGEILGELS
- a CDS encoding RNB domain-containing ribonuclease yields the protein MTAPQNPAELTAAQRTEVELLARGKAERSKVIREAKLNETPEVAHEFLLRRGIWDMLRVPYAERADIDLTDLDLPIPELPDEKRLDLTHLSAYAIDDEGSQDPDDAISLEKIEGGWRLWVHVADVAALIEPNSPLDMAARARGATLYLPDRIYSMVPNAVVELLGLGLHPTSPALSISIDFDAEWNADTVDVQLTTIKAERLSYSAAQERLDAGNEPFVTLQKLYFASKKQREAEGALTIDLPEVRVKLHGDEIEIKSLARPETRLIVQECMTLGGWAAAIYADDLEIALPYATQDAPTREVRGDDLPAHWARRKTLARTRFRPSPGPHHGMGLDAYAQATSPMRRYLDLVVHQQLRAALKEQPGLTGGEIAGRVAQAEMNAGGTRTAERLTRRHYTLAMLTRQPERIWDAQVVERRGPQATVLIPELALDTLMSTAAPTGAMLRVQMAEVDLPNLGVRLREIRG